AGTCTTTTATGAAGGCGGTGATCGGACGTGGTACTGCTTTGAGTGGTTCCACGAGAAGACATTGGGGAGGGCCAGCATTATTCCAGTGGCCGCTTTTCAGGTGACTGGCGATACAAGCAAAGTGAACAATGTCTTTATTTCTCTAAATTATGATGCAGTATCAGACAATAACGCAGAGCTGGCTTTTTCTGCGGTGGGAGCCATTGAGAAAGGCAGTGTCAGCGGTTCAGTGGAAGGAAAGATACTTGGATATTCGTATACAATAGATAGGCGCTCACTTAGGATTCCAGAGTCAACGATCAAGATATGGGGCTCAGAGTTAACGTCCCCTTCTGTTATTGGAGCCGGAATTAAGGGGAGTGCCGTGTTCACTAAGTACAGACTCTACAGGGTTGATTACATCAACGGTGAGGTCTGGAACAAAAAACCTCTTGACACATACGCCTACGTTATCCTTGGAAAACCTGACGAAAGGGATATGCGCCTAAAGAAATTCGTAGAACTAGGAGAGCCGAAAAATAATGGCGGGCCAATGAGTAGAACTATGTGGTTTGTGCACAGATACTGGAACATTAAAGACAACATAGAGAGTACAGGTGGAATTCTTACTAGCACCTACTACTTTAGCCAGAGAGTAAATACACTCCCACTGTTTTCTGCATCAGCGCCCGTATTGGGAATCATTGGATATGAAAACACAAAAATTACACCATTTACCTTGGCGATTGGGGTGGGATTAACTAGCGAAACAAGAACTTCATCCTTAGTAACTGTTTCATTGGCATTAAAAGAAGAGTACAAAGATACTAATGTACGTCTTACAATTTACTCCAGCAAAACCAGGCTTGAGTATAAGGGTAAAAACTATCCTCTCACTGGCATGTTTGGTGATATCTTCATCCCGGGAAGCTCAGGGTACACTCCACCCTGCGATCCGCACACCGGCTACTGCCCGACTAATGGTGGGGGCCTTACAAGTTGAGCAGTCGGGTGTTTTCGCTTCTGTTTTTATCTCTTCTCGTATTTTAACTCGATTTTAAAACCTGTTTATAACAAAGTTTTTAAATTCCAAAACTTAGTTTTTAACGCAACTTAAAGGTTTTGGGTGGTGAAGATGAGGGACGTCGAGATAAGCAAAGCTATAGTTGAGGCCTACTTCAACGACCTTATCGAGAACCTCCAGCTCGACGTTGCCGTGGTTGGGGCCGGCCCATCGGGAATGGTTGCCGCTTATCACCTCGCCAAAGGCGGCGCAAAGGTGGCGATCTTCGAGAAGAAGCTCAGCACAGGTGGAGGAATCTGGGGCGGTGCAATGGGCTTTAACAAAGTGGTCGTTCAGGAGGAGGCGAAATCCATTCTGGACGAGTTCGGAATCTCCTACAAGGAATTCGAGAAGGGTTACTACGTTGCAGATGCCGTTGAGGTGGCAGCGACGATGGCGAGCAGAACCGTGAAGGCCGGAGTGAAGATCTTCAACATGGTTGAGGTCGAGGATCTGGTCGTTAAAAACAACCGCGTGGCCGGAGTTGTTATCAACTGGACACCAGTTAAGATGACGAACCTCCACGTTGATCCGCTAACGGTTGAAGCCAAGTTCGTGATCGACTCCACGGGACATGGAGCAATGGTAAGCCAGTTCCTCGTGCGTAGGGGGTTGATGGAGGGGATCCCAGGCGAGGGTGCGATGTGGGCCGAGATGGGAGAAAAACTGACGGTCGAGAACACCGGGGAGGTCTACCCCGGGCTCTACGTTACCGGAATGGCGGCTAACGCACTGAAAGGCTCCCCGAGGATGGGACCGATATTCGGGGGAATGTTCCTGAGCGGAAGGAAGGCCGCGATGGAGATACTCGAGAAGCTTAAGAAATAAACGATCCCCGTAAGTTTTGCTTTCTCTCATTAGCCGTAAATTTTATATTCAAGTTTTTTCTTGAATATAATTGAAGAGTTTGACTTGAGGTGATCGGTATGGGGAAGCTTGAGGTTATCGAGCAGAAGGGGACCGAACGTTTGAAGCGCGGTTTTGCCAGGATGGTCAAAGGCGGCGTTATAATGGACGTTACAAACGCCGAGCAGGCCCGAATAGCTGAAGAAGCTGGAGCTGTTTCCGTTATGGCACTCCACAAAGTCCCTGCCGACATCAGGAAGGCCGGCGGAGTGGCGAGGATGGCACCGATTGAGAAGATTCAGGAGATAATGGATGCGGTCACGATTCCCGTCATGGCAAAGATCAGGATAGGGCATTACGCCGAAGCGAGGATACTGGAAGCTTTAGGCGTTGACATGATCGACGAGAGCGAGGTACTAACGCCCTCTGACCCGTTCTTCCACGTGGACAAGAGGAAATTCAAAGTGCCATTTGTTTGCGGTGCAAGGAACCTCGGGGAAGCCGTGAGGAGAATCTGGGAAGGTTCGGCAATGATCAGAACCAAGGGCGAAGCCGGAACCGGGAACATAGTTGAGGCCGTAAGGCATGTAAGGCTGGTCAATGAGAACATCAGGCTTCTGAAAAGGTTAACAGACGAGCAGATTTACGGGGTGGCCAAAAAGTTTGCGGAACCTTACCTGAGGCTGGCCTTGGAAGTTAAACAGATAAGCGGTCTGGAGCCCAGAGTTTTAGAGAACGAACCGATTTACGAGGAATACACCTATGGGGAGATAGTGGACGGCCTCTACAGGATTCTTCTCGAAATTAAGAAACTGCAGAGGTTACCGGTGGTTAACTTCGCCGCCGGTGGTGTGGCGACTCCGGCGGATGCTGCCCTAATGATGCAGATGGGAATGGACGGCGTTTTCGTTGGAAGCGGGATCTTCAAGAGTTCCGACCCGGAGAAGATGGCGAGGGCAATAGTTGAGGCGGTTAACCACTATGACGAGCCGGAGGTAGTTGCGGAGATAAGCAGGGAAATAGGAGAACCCATGAAGGGCAGTGATATAGAGGAGCTCGAGGTTCGCCTCGAGGAGAGGGGAGTCTGAATCGAGGTGGCCTCGATGGTGAAAGTAGGAGTCATAGGCCTTCAGGGTGACGTGAGTGAGCACATAGACGCAACTAAGAGGACCCTGAAGAACCTCGGGGTCTCCGGCGAGGTCATCTGGCTGAGGAGGAAGGAACAGCTCGAGGACGTTTCAGCCCTGATAATCCCCGGCGGCGAGAGCACTACCATATCGAGGCTGATGGAGAGAAACGGCCTTCTGGAGCCGGTAAGGAAGCTCGGAGAGGATGGCCTGCCGATAATGGGAACCTGCGCGGGCCTCATAATGCTCTCAAAGGAGGTTATCGGGGCCACCCCGGGGCAGAGGTTCCTCAATCTTCTGGATGTGAGGGTTTCCAGAAACGCCTACGGCAGGCAGGTGGACAGCTTCGAGGCGCCTGTAAAGCTTTCCTTCAGCGAAGAACCCTTCCCGGGCGTCTTCATCCGCGCCCCGAGGATCCTCGGGCTTTTGAGCGAGAGAGCGGAGCCCATAGCGTGGCTCGGAGACAGGCCCGTTGGGGTGGAGCAGAAAAACATCATCGGCCTCGAGTTCCATCCCGAGCTTACGGAGGACGCGAGGGTTCACGAGTACTTCCTCGAGAAAGCCCTTTAGTCCCTCCTTTTCTTTTAAACTTTAAAGTCGAAGGCCCATTCCGGATACTCCCCGGTGAGGCAGGCCATACAGAGATCCTCCTTTCCAAGGACTTTCTTAAGACCCTCAACGCTGAGGTAGGCCAGACTGTCGGCCCCTATACGCTTCCTGACCCGCTCAACCCCGCCGAAGGCCGCTATGAGCTCGTGCCTCGTTGGGATGTCTATCCCCATGTAGCAGGGGTATCTGATGGGAGGCGATGCTATCCTCACGTGAACCTCCCTCGCCCCGGCCCTCCTCAGCATCTCCACTATGTGCCTCATCGTCGTCCCCCTGACTATGGAGTCGTCAACGAGAACGACCCTTCTTCCCCTCACCACTTCCCCCACAGGGGAGAGCTTTAACCTCACCTTAAGCTCGCGGTTGAACTGCCCGGGCGTTATGAAGGTCCTCCCGATGTAGCGGTTCTTTATCAGTCCCTCGGCGTAAGGCACGCCACTCTCCTGAGAGAAGCCGAGTGCCGCGGCCCTTCCCGAATCGGGCACGGCTATGACGATGTCCCCCTCGGCCGGACTCTCCCGGGCCAGCTCCCGTCCCATTCTGACCCTCGAGGCGTACACGTTGAGGCCGTCTATCGTGCTGTCGGGACGGGCGAAGTAGATGTACTCAAAAACGCAGTGGTGGTGGCTTTTTTTAACCAGAACCCGGCTTTCAACGTCCCCGTCCGATATCAGGAAGACCTCCCCGGGTTTAACGTCCCTCGTTTCATCCGTGAAGAGCCTCAGGGCCGGGTCTTCGGAGGCGAAGTAGTGCCCATCGCCGACGCCGTAACTCAGGGGTCTGAAGCCGAGGGGGTCCCTCGCCACGATTATCTTCCCATCAAAGAGAAATGCAACGGAGTAAGCCCCCCGGACCTCCTCAAAAAGGCCTCTCATGGCCTCGAACTCGTCTCCGGTTTCGGTGAGGTGCCGGAGAAAGGAAACCCCGAGCAGCTCGGAATCCACCGAGTGCCCGAACCTAAACCCAAGTTTCCGATAGTGCCTCCTCAGGGGAAAGAAGTTGGTGAGGGTTCCGTTGTGGGCCACGGCGATGCTCTTTCCGCAGCAGGAGGTTTCCAGCGGCTGGGTCTCGGTGAGTGAGCCCGAGGTCGAATAGCGGACGTGGGCAATGACGGTGTTCGATTTAAGCCCCGAGAGCCCCCCGTCCCTGAAGACTTCCGACACAAGTCCCCTTCCAGAGAGGGTCCTTATCCCCCGGTTCCACGCGCTTATCCCGGCACTCTCCTGTCCGCGGTGCTGGAGTGCCATGAGGGCGTAATAGGCCTTCTGAACTGCATTTTCTGTCTTTGCAGCGAAGATCCCGCACTTCTCCCTCATGCGATCACCGTTTTAACATTTTAATGTAAAGGAGAGCTTAATTTCCACTGGAACTTTACAGACTTCTGCTTAAAAACTTTGCCCTCCGATTAACAAAATTTTGTTAAGAAAAGCCTTATAAATAGAAAATTTTAACATTTTTATGGTGAAGGCTATGGAGGTCTATGAGGGTAAGGCCAAGAGGATTATCCCGCTCGATGAGACGAAGGTTATTATGGAGTTCAAAGACGATGCAACCGCCTTTAACGGAAAGAAGAAGGCAAGTCTGATGGGCAAGGGCACCCTGAACGCCCGGATAAGTGCGCTCCTCTTCAGGGTTCTCGAGGAGAATGGTGTAAAGACCCACTTCATAGGGGTTGCCGGCGACAACAGGCTCATCGTCGAGCGCCTGAAGATGTACCCGCTTGAGGTTGTGGTGAGGAACGTCGTCGCCGGAAGCCTGAAGAGGCGCCTTCCGCTCGAGGAGGGAACGGAACTTCCGGAGCCGGTGGTGGAGCTCTACTACAAGGACGATGGCCTCGGGGACCCCATGATCAACCGCCACCACGCAAAGGTTCTCGGAATAAGCGAGGATGAGATAGAGGAAATCGAAAGAACGGCCCTCAGGGTGAACTCCATCCTCCGGGACTACTTCAAAAGAAGGGGTATTATTCTGGTGGATTTCAAGCTTGAGTTCGGCAGGAACGGGAAGGGCGAGATAGTCCTCGGCGACGAGATAAGCCCGGACACGTGCCGCTTCTGGGATGCGGAGACAAAGAGAAGCCTCGACAAGGACGTCTTCCGCTTCGATAAGGGCGATTTGATTGAAGCCTACGGAGAGCTATACGGCCGGCTTTTGGAGACACCGTAGGTTATGAAAACCGTATAACAGCCCTTTTCATCTTCTTCTATCACTATCTTCCTCAGCCCTATCCCGTAATCTCTTACGGCCCTTTCCACAAGCCCCGGCAGGTCCTCAAGGAAGGCCTTTCTCCTTATCGTGAGCTCCATGGGATCACCGAAAAAAGTTGGGGAGGAGCTTAAAGCTTTATCCCGTAGTTCTCCAAGGTTATCCCGGGTTCCCTTCTGACGGTTCCGAGCTCGAAGCTCTCCACATGTTTGTTGAGCACGCTGAGGGCTTCCTCCCTTTCTTCCCGCGGCACCACGACGACCATGCCAACGCCCATGTTGAAGACCCTGAACATCTCCTCGAGGGGGACGCCGTTTTCGTGGATCAGCCTGAAGATCCCTTCAACCGGCGGCATCTCGAGGGAAAAGCCGTAGTTAGTGAGGCGCTTCAGGTTGTTGAGGCCGCCACCCGTTATGTGGGCCAGCCCGTGAACTTCCACGCTTTCCAGAAGCTCCAGAACCGGCTTTACGTATATCCTTGTGGGTTCCAGCAGCCACTCCCAAAGCTCCCTCCCCTCGTACTCGTAATCGAGCCCGTACCTCGGGATAAGGAGTTTTCTTGCCAGCGTGAGGCCGTTGGAGTGTATCCCAGAGCTGGCGATCCCTATAACGGCATCCCCCGGGCTTATCTTTCCTCCGGTTATCGTTTTGTCCTTCCCGACAACGCCGAGGGCGGTTCCCGCGAGATCGAAGCCCTTCATCAGGTCGGGCATGACGGCCGTCTCGCCACCGACTACGGCGATTCCAGCCTGCCTCGCTCCAGCGTAGAGCCCCTTTCCTATCTCCTCGAAGACCCTCTCGTCGGGCTCTCTAACCGCCAGATAATCCACCAGAGCCACAGGCTCGGCCCCGACGCACAGCAGGTCGTTCACGTTCATCGCCACCATGTCTATTCCTATCGTGTCGAACTTCCCAACGGCCTCGGCGATGAGTGTCTTCGTCCCGACGCCATCCGTCGTCATGGCGAGGTAAAACTCCCCGAAATCCATCAAGGCGGCGTAGTGGCCTATATCCTCCCTCGGTTCGCCGGGCTTCCCCCTCCTGAATTCGAAGGTCGCCTGCGCCATTTTTACGATCCCTTTTAGGGCCCTCGAGGTCTTTTCATCATCCACACCGGCCTGAGCATAAGTGAGCATCTGCTTCACCACCTGGAGTTGAACCCGGGCCTTAAAAAAGTTTTGCCATTTTAATGCTTAAAAAAGCTTAAATATTGTAGATTTTTAACATTTAAACGTCAATAATTGAGGTGGTATCCATGATCGAACCCCGGGATGAGCTCGGAACCCCCCTTACGGATTCGGCCGTGAAGATAATGCTCCTCGGAAGCGGGGAGCTCGGAAAGGAGATAGCGATCGAGGCCCAGAGGCTCGGCGTTGAGGTTGTTGCCGTGGACAGGTACGCAAACGCCCCGGCGATGCAGGTGGCACACAGAAGCTACGTGGGGAACATGAAGGACGGGGATTTCCTCTGGAGCGTCGTCGAGCGCGAGGAACCAGATGCTATAATCCCCGAGGTGGAGGCCATAAACCTCGAGGCCCTCTTCGAGCTTGAGAAGGACGGTTACTTCGTTGTTCCGAACGCGAGGGCAACGTGGATCGCCATGCACCGCGAGAGGACGAGGGAGACCCTTGTTAGAGAGGCCGGAGTTCCGACGTCCCGCTACGCCTACGCTACAACCCTCGACGAGCTCTACGATGCCTGCGAAAAGGTGGGTTATCCCTGCCACACGAAGGCCATAATGAGCTCCTCCGGGAAGGGCTCCTACTTCGTGAGGGAACCTGAGGACGTTCCAAAGGCGTGGGAGGTGGCCAAGAAGAAGGCCCGCGGCAGTGCCGACAAAATAATCGTCGAGGAGCACATAGACTTCGACGTTGAGATAACCGAGCTCGCGGTAAGGCACTACGACGAGAACGGCGAAATTGTCACGACATTCCCGAAGCCCGTCGGCCACTACCAGATCGACGGGGATTACCACGCGAGCTGGCAGCCCGCGGAGATAAGCGAGAAAGCCGAGAGAAGGGTTTACGAGATTGCGAAGAAGATAACAGACGTTCTCGGAGGCCTCGGAATCTTCGGTGTGGAGATGTTCGTGAAGGGCGACGAGGTCTGGGCCAACGAGGTCTCACCGCGGCCCCACGACACGGGCATGGTTACCCTGGCCTCTCACCCGGCGGGCTTTTCAGAGTTCGGGCTGCACCTCAGGGCCGTTCTTGGACTTCCCATCCCCGGGGAGTGGGTCGATGGATACCGCCTCTTCCCGATCCTCACACCGGCGGCGACCCACGTTATCAAGGCCAATCAGGAGGGTTACGCCCCGAGGTTCAGGGGGCTATTCAGGGCCCTTAGCGTTCCAAACGCCACGATACGGCTCTTCGGAAAGCCGGAAGCTTACAGGGGAAGAAGGC
The window above is part of the Thermococcus sp. P6 genome. Proteins encoded here:
- a CDS encoding sulfide-dependent adenosine diphosphate thiazole synthase is translated as MRDVEISKAIVEAYFNDLIENLQLDVAVVGAGPSGMVAAYHLAKGGAKVAIFEKKLSTGGGIWGGAMGFNKVVVQEEAKSILDEFGISYKEFEKGYYVADAVEVAATMASRTVKAGVKIFNMVEVEDLVVKNNRVAGVVINWTPVKMTNLHVDPLTVEAKFVIDSTGHGAMVSQFLVRRGLMEGIPGEGAMWAEMGEKLTVENTGEVYPGLYVTGMAANALKGSPRMGPIFGGMFLSGRKAAMEILEKLKK
- the pdxS gene encoding pyridoxal 5'-phosphate synthase lyase subunit PdxS, translating into MGKLEVIEQKGTERLKRGFARMVKGGVIMDVTNAEQARIAEEAGAVSVMALHKVPADIRKAGGVARMAPIEKIQEIMDAVTIPVMAKIRIGHYAEARILEALGVDMIDESEVLTPSDPFFHVDKRKFKVPFVCGARNLGEAVRRIWEGSAMIRTKGEAGTGNIVEAVRHVRLVNENIRLLKRLTDEQIYGVAKKFAEPYLRLALEVKQISGLEPRVLENEPIYEEYTYGEIVDGLYRILLEIKKLQRLPVVNFAAGGVATPADAALMMQMGMDGVFVGSGIFKSSDPEKMARAIVEAVNHYDEPEVVAEISREIGEPMKGSDIEELEVRLEERGV
- the pdxT gene encoding pyridoxal 5'-phosphate synthase glutaminase subunit PdxT — encoded protein: MVKVGVIGLQGDVSEHIDATKRTLKNLGVSGEVIWLRRKEQLEDVSALIIPGGESTTISRLMERNGLLEPVRKLGEDGLPIMGTCAGLIMLSKEVIGATPGQRFLNLLDVRVSRNAYGRQVDSFEAPVKLSFSEEPFPGVFIRAPRILGLLSERAEPIAWLGDRPVGVEQKNIIGLEFHPELTEDARVHEYFLEKAL
- the purF gene encoding amidophosphoribosyltransferase codes for the protein MREKCGIFAAKTENAVQKAYYALMALQHRGQESAGISAWNRGIRTLSGRGLVSEVFRDGGLSGLKSNTVIAHVRYSTSGSLTETQPLETSCCGKSIAVAHNGTLTNFFPLRRHYRKLGFRFGHSVDSELLGVSFLRHLTETGDEFEAMRGLFEEVRGAYSVAFLFDGKIIVARDPLGFRPLSYGVGDGHYFASEDPALRLFTDETRDVKPGEVFLISDGDVESRVLVKKSHHHCVFEYIYFARPDSTIDGLNVYASRVRMGRELARESPAEGDIVIAVPDSGRAAALGFSQESGVPYAEGLIKNRYIGRTFITPGQFNRELKVRLKLSPVGEVVRGRRVVLVDDSIVRGTTMRHIVEMLRRAGAREVHVRIASPPIRYPCYMGIDIPTRHELIAAFGGVERVRKRIGADSLAYLSVEGLKKVLGKEDLCMACLTGEYPEWAFDFKV
- the purC gene encoding phosphoribosylaminoimidazolesuccinocarboxamide synthase, with product MEVYEGKAKRIIPLDETKVIMEFKDDATAFNGKKKASLMGKGTLNARISALLFRVLEENGVKTHFIGVAGDNRLIVERLKMYPLEVVVRNVVAGSLKRRLPLEEGTELPEPVVELYYKDDGLGDPMINRHHAKVLGISEDEIEEIERTALRVNSILRDYFKRRGIILVDFKLEFGRNGKGEIVLGDEISPDTCRFWDAETKRSLDKDVFRFDKGDLIEAYGELYGRLLETP
- the purM gene encoding phosphoribosylformylglycinamidine cyclo-ligase; translated protein: MLTYAQAGVDDEKTSRALKGIVKMAQATFEFRRGKPGEPREDIGHYAALMDFGEFYLAMTTDGVGTKTLIAEAVGKFDTIGIDMVAMNVNDLLCVGAEPVALVDYLAVREPDERVFEEIGKGLYAGARQAGIAVVGGETAVMPDLMKGFDLAGTALGVVGKDKTITGGKISPGDAVIGIASSGIHSNGLTLARKLLIPRYGLDYEYEGRELWEWLLEPTRIYVKPVLELLESVEVHGLAHITGGGLNNLKRLTNYGFSLEMPPVEGIFRLIHENGVPLEEMFRVFNMGVGMVVVVPREEREEALSVLNKHVESFELGTVRREPGITLENYGIKL
- the purT gene encoding phosphoribosylglycinamide formyltransferase 2 — translated: MIEPRDELGTPLTDSAVKIMLLGSGELGKEIAIEAQRLGVEVVAVDRYANAPAMQVAHRSYVGNMKDGDFLWSVVEREEPDAIIPEVEAINLEALFELEKDGYFVVPNARATWIAMHRERTRETLVREAGVPTSRYAYATTLDELYDACEKVGYPCHTKAIMSSSGKGSYFVREPEDVPKAWEVAKKKARGSADKIIVEEHIDFDVEITELAVRHYDENGEIVTTFPKPVGHYQIDGDYHASWQPAEISEKAERRVYEIAKKITDVLGGLGIFGVEMFVKGDEVWANEVSPRPHDTGMVTLASHPAGFSEFGLHLRAVLGLPIPGEWVDGYRLFPILTPAATHVIKANQEGYAPRFRGLFRALSVPNATIRLFGKPEAYRGRRLGVALAWDKEVERAKRRAEEVAHKVELRTRRGEWQGQDYEKRKHLLT